From the genome of Deltaproteobacteria bacterium, one region includes:
- the priA gene encoding primosomal protein N', with translation MSQAGIDKGGVYAEVGIALPLEKTLYYAIPSHLRSLSEVGKRVLVPLGRRKVTGYLLEIPPHLPPGIRGIDIKEILDILDEAPLFDEGMLQFFRWIANYYLAPLGEVIKTALPPGINWESYYHVSLTQEGKRVALGHSPHRAPYVEVLQAIDPQKGSPLKRLLKDHPRRSLFFSLQKKGLISLEAKIKEGRTKVKKLTFVETLPPPCPAEPLKPRKREILSFLDGKRRVPMGELQRRFKRAPSAIKELMKRGIVAVKEEEIYREPVMEVLEREEGPFSMTTEQQETLKQIRRALEGNMFSPFLLHGVTGSGKTEVYLRAVQEALSLGKQALILVPEISLTPQLLGRFQRRLAVEMALLHSGLSPGQRYDQWRKVSKGGLKVVIGARSAIFAPCKDLGLIIVDEEHETSYKQEEGVRYNARDLALVRAKREGAVVVLGSATPSLESFYNAQRGKFQPLHLTQRVAGGILPQVDIVDLKGEKHPLLSSTLKEALAEALENGGQSLLFLNRRGFSSSVICADCGSPFKCNNCSVTLTFHAQRRVLLCHYCGYHLPALQICPHCGGGKIQLLGFGTERVEEEIRKLFPQARVARMDSDVMTRRGAYGRLLRALERGEIDILIGTQMIVKGHDFPQITLVGIISADVTLNLPDLRAAERGFQLLSQAAGRAGRGRRPGKVIIQTFLPDNYAIQRAKGHDFWGFYQEEMALRKALRYPPFTRMVNIRVSSRDPQDAEVGIQKLAKKGAILLKAHPGKVQILGPSPAPLAQIKGRYRWQLILKGERITHLQRFVHPLMEEGKRLKGVRIEVDVDPLSIL, from the coding sequence ATGTCACAGGCAGGGATAGATAAAGGGGGGGTATATGCGGAAGTAGGAATTGCCCTCCCGCTGGAGAAGACCTTATATTACGCCATCCCCTCGCATCTCCGATCCTTGTCCGAGGTCGGCAAGAGGGTCTTGGTCCCTTTAGGTAGACGAAAGGTCACCGGCTACCTACTGGAGATACCTCCCCATCTTCCCCCAGGTATAAGGGGCATAGATATAAAAGAGATCCTCGATATCCTGGATGAGGCCCCTCTCTTTGACGAGGGGATGCTCCAATTCTTCCGTTGGATTGCCAACTATTACCTCGCCCCTTTGGGGGAGGTAATAAAGACGGCCCTTCCCCCCGGGATCAACTGGGAGAGCTATTATCACGTATCCTTGACGCAAGAGGGGAAAAGGGTGGCCCTCGGGCACTCTCCCCATAGGGCCCCATATGTCGAGGTACTGCAGGCCATAGACCCTCAAAAGGGGAGCCCCCTGAAGAGGCTCCTCAAGGACCACCCTCGCCGTTCCCTCTTCTTCTCCTTGCAGAAAAAGGGATTGATCTCCCTGGAGGCAAAGATAAAGGAGGGAAGGACGAAGGTCAAAAAGTTGACCTTTGTGGAGACCTTACCACCCCCTTGCCCTGCTGAGCCCCTCAAACCCAGGAAGAGGGAAATTCTCTCCTTTCTCGATGGGAAAAGGAGGGTACCGATGGGAGAACTTCAGAGGAGGTTCAAGAGAGCCCCCTCGGCAATCAAGGAGTTGATGAAAAGGGGAATAGTGGCCGTGAAGGAGGAGGAGATCTATAGAGAACCAGTTATGGAGGTTCTTGAAAGAGAGGAAGGCCCCTTCTCCATGACCACAGAGCAACAAGAGACCCTGAAGCAGATAAGGAGGGCCCTGGAGGGGAATATGTTTAGCCCCTTTCTCCTCCATGGTGTGACGGGTAGCGGAAAAACAGAGGTCTACCTCAGGGCTGTGCAGGAGGCCCTGTCTTTGGGTAAGCAGGCCTTGATCCTCGTCCCTGAGATCTCCCTCACCCCCCAATTATTGGGGCGCTTCCAAAGGAGGCTGGCCGTGGAAATGGCCCTCCTGCACAGCGGTCTGTCGCCGGGGCAGAGGTACGACCAGTGGAGGAAGGTGAGCAAGGGCGGGCTTAAGGTGGTCATCGGTGCCCGTTCCGCCATCTTCGCCCCCTGTAAAGACCTAGGTTTGATCATCGTGGACGAAGAACATGAGACCTCGTACAAACAGGAAGAAGGGGTGAGATATAATGCGCGGGACCTGGCCTTAGTGCGGGCAAAGAGGGAGGGAGCTGTGGTGGTCCTCGGCTCCGCCACCCCTTCCCTCGAATCCTTTTACAACGCCCAGAGGGGGAAGTTCCAACCCTTGCACCTAACACAAAGGGTAGCAGGAGGAATCTTGCCACAGGTGGATATAGTAGACCTAAAGGGGGAAAAACATCCCCTGCTCTCCTCCACCTTAAAGGAGGCCTTGGCCGAAGCTCTGGAAAATGGAGGGCAATCCCTTCTCTTTTTAAACCGACGGGGGTTCTCCAGTTCGGTCATCTGCGCTGATTGTGGTTCTCCCTTCAAATGTAACAATTGCAGCGTAACCCTCACCTTTCATGCCCAGAGAAGGGTCCTCCTTTGCCACTATTGTGGTTATCATCTTCCCGCCCTCCAAATCTGTCCCCACTGCGGGGGCGGCAAGATCCAATTGCTTGGGTTCGGCACAGAAAGGGTGGAGGAAGAGATAAGGAAACTATTCCCCCAGGCTCGGGTTGCACGCATGGACAGTGATGTCATGACCCGGCGGGGTGCCTATGGAAGACTATTAAGGGCCTTGGAAAGGGGTGAGATAGATATCCTAATAGGAACTCAGATGATCGTCAAAGGACACGACTTCCCCCAGATCACGTTGGTGGGAATCATCTCAGCCGATGTCACCCTCAACCTCCCTGACCTCCGGGCAGCGGAGAGGGGTTTTCAACTGCTCAGCCAAGCGGCTGGAAGGGCAGGAAGGGGGAGGCGTCCAGGAAAGGTCATCATCCAGACCTTTCTCCCCGATAATTACGCCATTCAAAGGGCCAAAGGACATGACTTCTGGGGCTTCTATCAGGAGGAGATGGCCTTACGCAAGGCCCTGCGCTACCCCCCATTCACCCGCATGGTCAATATAAGGGTCTCATCCAGAGACCCCCAGGATGCAGAAGTGGGAATACAAAAGCTGGCGAAAAAGGGGGCAATTCTACTAAAGGCCCACCCGGGGAAGGTGCAGATATTGGGGCCAAGCCCTGCCCCCTTAGCCCAGATCAAAGGGAGATACCGCTGGCAACTCATCCTCAAGGGGGAAAGGATCACCCACCTTCAACGTTTCGTCCACCCCTTGATGGAAGAGGGAAAAAGACTAAAAGGGGTAAGAATAGAGGTGGATGTGGACCCCCTTTCCATACTTTGA
- a CDS encoding L,D-transpeptidase family protein: protein MMRGKSSPEKKINPNKGMIKMGKKAFPLLLLLFLLLLPGKLHPKGAYHYCMPENRGGIDPSANTVIGAFRDYTIREEDTLLDIARKYDLGYLELVILHPDIDPWVPPADKKMKVPTSWVLPIFYKRGIVINIPELRLYLFLKGIQMVKTYPIGVGVLDWPTPFGSFKVVEKTKNPTWNIPPSIQEEYGTRFIPPGPDNPLGEYWLRLSNNDYGIHGTNSPWGIGRLVSHGCIRLYPEDIEELFSLVKLGTPVEIIYEPIKIGFKDNHIFIEVHPDIYHKIPDLLLHSAKKLFTYRIWEEVDLDLLVQALEEQTGIPVDITRKK, encoded by the coding sequence ATGATGAGGGGAAAAAGTTCGCCAGAGAAAAAGATAAACCCAAATAAAGGAATGATCAAGATGGGGAAAAAGGCCTTTCCCCTCCTTTTGCTCTTATTCCTCCTCTTGCTCCCGGGAAAACTCCACCCCAAGGGGGCATACCATTATTGCATGCCCGAAAATAGGGGTGGGATAGATCCATCGGCAAATACAGTGATCGGGGCATTCCGAGACTATACCATTAGAGAAGAGGATACCCTGTTGGACATCGCCAGGAAATACGATCTGGGATATCTGGAGTTGGTCATTCTCCATCCCGACATCGATCCCTGGGTACCCCCTGCAGACAAAAAAATGAAGGTCCCCACCTCCTGGGTGCTCCCCATATTCTATAAACGGGGGATCGTAATCAACATCCCTGAGTTAAGGCTTTATCTGTTTCTAAAAGGGATCCAGATGGTGAAGACATATCCCATCGGCGTCGGAGTCCTGGACTGGCCCACCCCCTTCGGGAGTTTTAAGGTAGTGGAAAAGACCAAAAACCCCACCTGGAACATCCCCCCCTCCATTCAGGAAGAATACGGGACAAGATTTATCCCCCCAGGCCCAGATAATCCCCTGGGAGAATATTGGTTACGGCTTTCCAACAATGACTATGGCATTCATGGCACCAACTCTCCCTGGGGAATAGGTAGATTGGTAAGTCATGGCTGTATAAGGCTTTATCCAGAGGATATTGAGGAGCTCTTCTCCTTGGTGAAATTAGGGACACCTGTGGAGATCATCTATGAACCTATAAAGATCGGTTTTAAAGATAACCACATCTTTATCGAGGTCCACCCCGATATCTACCATAAGATCCCCGACCTCCTCCTCCACAGCGCAAAGAAGCTCTTTACCTATCGGATTTGGGAGGAGGTAGATCTCGACCTCCTCGTCCAGGCCCTGGAGGAACAAACGGGGATCCCCGTCGATATCACGCGAAAAAAGTAA